In Magnolia sinica isolate HGM2019 chromosome 16, MsV1, whole genome shotgun sequence, the genomic window gagtgaaaaagagcttcagctactagcgaggaagcggctccttctagACGTGATAAGTATGtctctcaaaacctgtcttgattgtttatcattgaaacagcatagagtttcatttattaaatctgtttctcatgttaataaaatacatgcattagatttggtttattcttatgtttgtggtcctatgaggacaaaaaccttgggtggggcattgtattttgttacttttatagatgatgcattcaggagggtttgggtttatgctttgaaatccaaggacgaggtctttagtgtgtttaaattgtttcctgctatgattgagagagagacagatagatcattgaagtgcatccgcacttaCAATGGTAGTGAATATATTGCCGACTTTCataagtattgtaagtccctgggtatacggcatgaacaaacggttcccaagaccccctagcataatggtgtagctaagcgaatgaatcgcaccattgtagagagaatcagatgcatgttataccatgcgaaattgcccaagatgttctggggagaagcaatgcatacagcagtgtatctgataaacaggtcttcatcggccccgttgaatggagaagtgcctaAGCAGGTGTGGACTgcacaagatccatcgtacattcatctcagggtgtttggatgcagggcatccattcatGTACCAAAgaacgagaggtccaagctcgatatgaagatcagacagtgtgtgttcttggggtacggtgatgaaaagttcggttacagattatgggatccaaccgagaggaagctcgtcagtagcagagatgtggttttctttgaagatcagtataTAAAAGatattggtaagccagagaaaaaccagcctagttcaggtgagctaaagGACATGGATCcaattattcctcccgtggtgcctgatgacatgggagtacagcaaggtgcagaggacgagggagttccttcacaagatggaccaggggagcagcctccacttgatccacctattgagccacaggtgaggaggtcatctagggacagacaaccgtccaagaggtacttgccgtatgagtacattatgctaacTGATGGGACAGAGCCAGAAGACTATTCTAAGgtcctagccgacgagcataaaaGGGAgtgttgaaagctatgcaagaagaaatagaatccttacataagaaccacaacTATGACATagtgaaactgcctaagggcaaaaaagctttgagcaacaagtgggtgttcaaaaagaaggttgagcagaagaattcaaagacgaggttcaaggccagacttgtggtgaaagggtttggtcagagaaaaggcatagacttcgaggagatattcttaccagtggtgaagatgacatccatacgggtgttgcttgggttggcggctagcatggatctggagatagagcagttagatgttaaaactgtcttcttccatggtgacctggaagaagagatctacatgcactaaccagaggggtttgaagtcaagggcaaggagaatatggtgtgtaggctgaggaagagcttatatgggctgaaacaagctctacggcaatggtacaagaagttcgattcattcatgttacagcatgggtatgacagaacagagtcggaccactgtgtattcacgcgcaagttctcagatggtgatttcttagttctgttattatacgttgatgacatgcttatcatggaaaaagacatcaagaaaatcgacaggctgaaacaagagttgggcaagtcgtttgcgatgaaagattTGGGCCCGACTAAACAAATCATACGAATGGATATAACCCATGACAGAAGCAACAGAAAGCTTTAGCTGTCACAAGGGCAGTATattaagaaagtcctagagcggttcaatatgaatgcagcgaagccggtcagtactccactagatggtcactttagattgagcgacaggtagtgtcccaagatgaaggcagaggtggaagagatgcagaagataccctacgcgtcagctgtaggaagtttgatgtatgtcatggtgtgtacacgcccagacatagcatatgtggttggtgttgttagcctgtatcttgccaatcctagcAAAGAACATTGGGTAGCAATGAAGTGAatactacggtatctaagaggctcatccacgttgagcctatgctatggtgatggaaaacctgtgttagagagctacacagatgcagatatggcaagctacatagactccaggaagccTACCTTGggattcatgttcacgtttgcacgAGGAGTGGTTTCTTGGcaaagcaagctacagaaggtcgtagcattgtcgacgacagatgccgagtacattgcagtcacaaaggcatgtaaagagatgctttggatgaagaggttcctacaggaacttagcctaaagCAGGAGCAACATGTGGTTtattgtgatagtcaaagtgctatacacttgagaaagaatccaagtcagcattccaagtcgaagcacatagagatttggtatcactggatcaaggatactttggaacagaaggtgttacagcttgagaaggtctacacggacgataatgggtcagacatgatgaccaaggctttgctcaagggtaaGTTTAAGGTTTGTAAAAACCAGGATAGCTTGAAGAAGGTAAATCCCTCCTGGGTCAAAAAGGAAGAGATTTGATGGGGGTTTTTCcccgtgctcgaccggtcgtgagccttacacgaccagtcaagggctggtgcacgaccagtcgtggagtcaagcactgactcgactcaaagtccagcgactttggACTATTTTTTCCaggggtgctcgaccggtcgagggtggtgcttgaccggtcgtgggtggcgctcgaccgaCCGTGATCTCGTCTCGACCGGTTGTGGTTATGCAGATTCACTCCTCGATTTTGCAGATTGTGGAAATCTGAGttctttcgcaactgggatgcggaaaggaatttcctaaaactataaatgggagttcttaggatttttctacaggcatgaaaaacacaagagggttatcaaaggtgtgaaatagagatagaaaaagagagaggaagcttgtagaatggAAGTTATACTCGTGGAGGTTATCTATTGTGCAatttatatctcagcgcttctacgttctcgtaatcgatgagatctctctgtttttcttttattctctcattatttatccactcctgcatgagtgaagacggttgtaatgttctacttcatggTGGATTattgatctagacgaggtcccatggtttttacctctttaaaagttttttcacgtaaaaaatctcttatgtggtatatgatttatgctttgatttatttcattgctttattatccataattctgatttgttttgggaggctagatcctacggttttgtgcaaggcccccaacacaattcacattgtttcctgttgtgtggtccactttagttttgaatatgcttcattttttttatcaagacttaaaattatatggtaagaTAGATGGaccggagtggataaaatacataaatcaaagtgggccccacaaaatttgcTCTGTATGCTTAGCATGTGGAGTTAGTAATCAGTCTGCTTCCCTCCTTGGTGTATTAGACTttgtatgtggggtccactatgatggatCCCACGTCCAATACATCATCCATGAGGCCCAAAAATCACCCTCATCCTAAACAAACGAAGGTTCACACCACACAGGGATCTGTTAGGATGGAGACCCTACCATAAAACCTTCCAAataatgtgtgaggcccaccacaagttACACAcctttcatccaatccattcaaaagatTCATTCCACCAAGATGAATAGACATGCAAAAATCAGGCCGTTGAAGCAACCACACCACCTACTTTTAGGCATGATTgtatgtgttgtggtccacttgattttttagagattttaggcatgattgtatgtgttgtggtccacttgagttctgtatCAGCCTCATGTTGTCGATTCAAAAAACACGAAGGACctgacatgatggacggattagacaTCGGCTCTacttcacagtggaccccacacgcaaTGGTCGTAGTGTAAGTTTCTTTTGCACTGGAGCGGCTGAGGAAGTCGTTGGTCCTCCATAAATGGCTGGATGGGCCCCATTGCACCTACGGTCGGGATGATCATAACATTCTATCCGATGAGCACTCGTAAATGGGGCATGGTCCAAAACAACAGATACGCGCTGATCACAACCATCCATTGATGTCATTTCAATCGGACCGTTAAACGAAGTagtcaacggtccacattcaactgagaaAAAAGTCCAGTGATTATTGGTCAGAATTAGCTAACGAGGATTATTCTCTAAGCACGGTCGATCCACAGCATCCCCTACAAGAACAATTgagttaagtgggccccactcagcaGTCAATCAAAAGACGAATATACCCCTACGAGCTATAAAAGTACACACGTTAGTAAGGTAGTTTTATGGCAACTCCCTTAATTCAACGCCCGTGACCTAAAAAAACACTCAAATTTCGCCATTTTAATGGATGGAAGCGACTTTTGGAGAACGGTGTCTGAAaactttcatactctggcagaTTTTGATGCTCCATACACGCGCACTCAGAAATCTTATAAATAGCACATGTGTAACTCTCACAAACCGTCTAAATAGTGGGACCCAAATTTGATGTTTGAAAAACCAATAAGGATACCAAAACAATTCAAAATAATTGGACGATCCAAATTCAACGCATGTATGCAAAATAATCAGATATTGGATTGACATAAATCTGATTTTGCGTTGTTGGATGATAATGTATATCCGGAAGAATCATAATACAATAGAGATCCATCTCTCGATTGTACACGTGTGGGTTGACGTATCAATCAGAAACttacatctagtgggccctactGTTGATGTGGATGGGGAATTATCAAAGATACACAAtcatcagatgatcctatccatccgaTTAACACATTTCAAACAAACGGTGGAAAATAAGATTAGTTAACGGTCAGCGTCAATTGTAAGATAAGCTGGTTTTCAAAAGGTGAACCATCCATAGTTGAATTGACTATTTGGACCGTCACGATTGGACGTAACCTTGCCACGTGTACCGAAGAAAGATGGCTCTACCGTATTATGGGTGTTCCGGCACTACCGTACCATCTCCCGTGGGTTAACCAATGACCTATGCAAGGAGGACCCTAATCGTCTACACCCAACTGTTTTACGTAGTGCTTAAAAGACCCAAGATCTGTGGCGTCCACCATTTTTATATggcgaatccactccgtccatcaggtgagaagaATTATTTTGACCGTACAAACAGAAGATAAGCTGGAAGAAGAGCAAATATAGGCCATAAAATAGGAACAATATAAAACTGCTAAGCTCACACGTTGTGACCCGTCTGAGTTTTGTATGAGGGTGAATTTGATATTTTCTTCATTCTGGtgatttacacctgattaacgggttcgATGAACGATATACAACATGTTGGCCCCACACAAAAATCTACAATTGGCATATTAttccattgttccatgtggtgtgtctTATCTGAGTTTTTGATTCAGCTGATATTTGACTTTACAACATAACATCCATGATagaacctgatagacggagtggattttacatataaaacatgttgggccccacagaatgtATGTTTTACGTAGGGCGTAGAGATGCGGTACACGTAGCGGATTTCACGTATACAACGTGTTGGCCGCACAGAATTGGGTGTTTTAAGCAGTGCGTAaaacggagacggattggctactcccctgtcactagccaggtggctggtggtcggtgctctgtgggccccaccatgatgatgtgtttcatccacgccgttcatccatttttaccgatcgttttatgtcttgatcccaaaaaatgagaggtatataaatcttaggtgcaccacaccacaggaaaacaatagtgattggatatccaccattaaatcctcctaaggcccactgtaccgtttattcgacatccaatctgtttattaggtcatagatacctagatgaagggaaaaaacaaagatgatcttggtccaaaaattttatggccccaaaacgtttttatggtcgaagttcattcaacactgtttcctgtaatgtggtccacttgagatcgggatatacttcatttttcgtctcatatcctaaaattatctaaaaaatagatggatggcatggatgaaacacatacatcatggtttagcccacagagcacccacgatcagccattggctggtggcagggtgagtagccaatccgtttccaaaacgTAAATCATGTGCCGTGGATGATTCCAGTCCAGTCCCCtgtccaaggtgggtcccacggtttgGACAGGTTTCTACTAGTCACAAGCGCGCCACGCGTACGATCTGGCCGCCTGTGTATGAAACACCCTACTCTGCCACAGTATCAACTAACTCCGTCCAAGTATCCGTTTCTCTTTCGTATCCGTTTCTCCGTTATATTTGGCGGCACCAAGCTTGCAGACAGGAAAAGAGaaagacctctctctctctctctctctacttataAAATGGCGGATTCTATAACATGTTTTCCACACTAAGCTGTGGAGGAATGGCAGGCTCAGATTGCTCTGTATCACTCTCTAGCCTTCTATGCCAGGAAGAAGCTTgttttgatgatgatgaagaagaagaagaagaagaaaatgagagatttcTATCTATTGAAGATTTGGGTCTTTTAGAGACAGAGGATGAGTACATAGAGATCTTGGTTTCTAAAGAAAGGAGTTTTGGGAGTGAAAGTTCTGGATCTTCTGACGATTTTTCCACTGAGAACTGGCTCAAATGCGCTCGGTTGGATGCCGTCCGATGGATTCTGGAAgtgggttttctttttttttctttattttttttctgtttttttatacATTTCCTtgttgggttttttattttttatttttctgagatTGCCgatttgttgggttttttttttttttccgatcaGACGAGAGCATTCTTCGGCTTTAGTTTCCAGACTGCTTATCTTTCCATCTTTTATCTGGATCGATTCCTTTCAAAGCGACCTATTGATGTAAGCAGTTCGAAAATTTTCtgctttttatttcaattttttgaaaatggtGTTTTTCGTTGATGGGTTTGATTTGCATATGTTAGCAGAGCGGGAAATATTGGGCGATTCGGTTATTATCAGTGGCGTGTTTGTCTCTGGCTGCAAAGATGGAGGAATGCAGAGTTCCGGCGTTGTCGGAGTTTCGAACGGAAGATTTCGAGTTCGAGAATCAGGTGATTCAGAGGATGGAGCTTCTGGTCTTGAGTACGTTGGACTGGCGGTTGAGTTCTGTTACTCCGTTTGCCTATCTGAATTACTTCATTTCCAAGCTCAGCGAGAAATCAAGACCAAAGACGTTGGTGTTGAGAGCTATGGAATTGATATTGGCTACAACAGAAGGTGAATTAGAAGGAATGAATATTGATTTGTAATGGGTATTTCTAGTTTCTGTTAATTTGCTAGGTTTGATGTTGTTTTTCATGTAATTTCAGTGATGGATTTAGTGAATCATAGGCCATCAGCAATAGCTGCGGCGGCTGTCCTGGTGGCTTCTGATCAGAGCTTACCGAGTACTTCAGGTGATTTTAAGATGGGCGTAATCTCGTTGTGCGGCTGCTTAGAAAACGTGAGTACTTGTCCCTTCATTTTTTATTGGATTTCAATTCGATAATTGtcaaaacagaaagaaaaaaaatttacattgaaaattgcaTAATAGCTCTTTTTATTTCCATTAACAGAAGCATGTGTTTTCTTGCTATAATCTGATGCGGGAGTTGGAAGAGAGGAAATTGAACATGCACAATCTTGTAGCGTCAATCTACGCAATCCCCGCCAACGGAGACGTTCTTGATGATTAAGGTAACGATTTGGAAGAAAAGCAaatc contains:
- the LOC131229386 gene encoding cyclin-D5-3-like isoform X1; protein product: MFSTLSCGGMAGSDCSVSLSSLLCQEEACFDDDEEEEEEENERFLSIEDLGLLETEDEYIEILVSKERSFGSESSGSSDDFSTENWLKCARLDAVRWILETRAFFGFSFQTAYLSIFYLDRFLSKRPIDQSGKYWAIRLLSVACLSLAAKMEECRVPALSEFRTEDFEFENQVIQRMELLVLSTLDWRLSSVTPFAYLNYFISKLSEKSRPKTLVLRAMELILATTEVMDLVNHRPSAIAAAAVLVASDQSLPSTSGDFKMGVISLCGCLENKHVFSCYNLMRELEERKLNMHNLVASIYAIPANGDVLDD
- the LOC131229386 gene encoding cyclin-D5-3-like isoform X2, which encodes MFSTLSCGGMAGSDCSVSLSSLLCQEEACFDDDEEEEEEENERFLSIEDLGLLETEDEYIEILVSKERSFGSESSGSSDDFSTENWLKCARLDAVRWILETRAFFGFSFQTAYLSIFYLDRFLSKRPIDSGKYWAIRLLSVACLSLAAKMEECRVPALSEFRTEDFEFENQVIQRMELLVLSTLDWRLSSVTPFAYLNYFISKLSEKSRPKTLVLRAMELILATTEVMDLVNHRPSAIAAAAVLVASDQSLPSTSGDFKMGVISLCGCLENKHVFSCYNLMRELEERKLNMHNLVASIYAIPANGDVLDD